GGGTGTAGATCTCGGTGGTCGCCGTATCATGGCCGCGCCCGAGCCGGCCCCGCCGCCGAGCCCGAAGCCGCCCCGACCCCCGTCGAGGCCCCGGCCGAAGCCGCCCCGACGCCCGACGAGGCCCCGGCCCCGGCCGGCGAAGGCGCCTGATCCGTCGGGACGTCGCGCCCCCCGCGCCCGGGAACGCCCCGGCGCGGGGCGGCGCCGCCGACGTCCCGCCCCCGCACGCCGCGACCGGGCCGGCCGCCCGACACCGCATCAAGACATCAGACATTCGACATACGAACGCCAGAGGAGAGATTTCGATGGCCGCGATCACGGCTCAGGCTGTCAACGAGTTCCGCAAGAAGACCGGGCTGGGCCTGATGGAGTGCAAGAAGCTCCTGACCGAAGCCGACGGCGACCTCGCCAAGGCCGAGACCCTGGCCAAGGAGCGCGGGCTCAAGCAGGCCGAGCTCCGCGCCGGCCGCGCCGCCAAGGCCGGCCGCGTCGAGGCGTACATCCACCACGACTCCAAGTCGGGCGTCCTGGTCGAGCTGAACTGCGAGACCGACTTCGTCGCCCGCAACGACGAGTTCAAGCAGCTCGCCAAGGACCTCGCCCTGCACGTCATGGCGTCCAACCCGAAGTACGTCCGCCGCGAGGACGTGCCCGAAGAGGCCGTCGCCGAGCAGAAGCGGATCTTCATGAGCCAGGTCGGCGACAAGCCGGTCAACATCCAGGAGAAGATCGCCACGGGCAAGCTCGACTCGTGGTACGCCGAGTCGGTCCTGATGGACCAGCCGTTCATCCGCGACGACTCGAAGAGCGTCAAGGACGTGATCATCGCCGTCAACGCCCGGACCGGCGAGAACATCTCGGTCGCCCGCTTCGCCCGCTTCATCGTCGGCGAGGAGCGCTGAGCCGCCCCCCTCGACGCGTCGGACGCGAGCCGCCCTCGCGTCCGACGCGGCCCTCACTCCCCGCCCCCGAGGTCGGACGGACCCGCCGCGTCGCATCGCAACGAAGGGACAGGACATGGACTCCAGCGTCTCGACCGGGAAGCCCGCCTTCCGCCGCATCCTCCTGAAGCTCTCGGGCGAAGGCTTCTGCCGCCCCGGCGAGGGGGGCATCAGCGTCGAGGAGGTCAGCCGGATCGCCAGGCAGGTCTCGCGGGTCGCCTCGCTCGGCGTCGAGATCGCCGTGGTCGTCGGCGGCGGCAACATCCTCCGCGGAGCGCAGCTCAGCCGGGGCTCCGACGTCATCAAGGAGGCCACCGCCCACTACATGGGCATGACGGCCACCGTCATCAACGGCCTCGCCCTCCAGGACGCCCTGGAACACCAGGGCTGCGAGACCCGCCTGCTGACGACGATCCGCATGGACGAGATCGCCGAGCCGTTCATCCGCCGCCGCGCCCTCTCGCACCTGGCCAAGGGCCGGATCGTCGTGCTGGCGACCGGCACCGGCAGCCCCTTCGTGACCACCGACACCGCCGCCGCCCTCCGCGGCAAGGAGCTGGGCGTCGAGGTCCTGATGAAGGCCACCCGGGTCGACGGCGTCTACTCGGCCGACCCCGAGAAGAACCCCCACGCCATCCTCTACGAGTCGCTGACCTACGACCAGGTGCTCCGCGACGAGCTGAAGGTCATGGACATGACGGCCATCGGCATGTGCATGGAGAACCGCCTGCCGATCCTCGTCTTCAACTTCAAGAAGGACGGCAACATCGAACGCGCCGTCTGCGGCGAGCCCCTCGGCACCTGGGTCGCCGCCAAGTCCCGCCCCCGCGCCGGCGCCGCCGCCGACGCCTGAGGCGCCCCGGGGCCTTTTCCGGACGCCCGGGCCGCGGTTAAGATGATCCCGCGACCGTCCGGTCCGCCCCGCCCCGCCCCCCCGATCGGATCCGATTCGATCCCAACGCGACCGCCGCCAAGCCAGGGAGTCGTCCCGATGAGCATCGAAGAAATCGTCCTGGAAGCCGAAGATCGGATGGAGAAGAGCGTCACCCTCCTGACCGACCAGCTCCGCGGCATCCGCACCGGCCGGGCCAACGTCGGCCTCGTCGAGTCGGTCCGCGTCGAGTACTACGGCTCCTTCACGCCGCTCAAGCAGCTCGCCAACCTGAGCACGCCCGAGCCCCAGCAGATCCTGATCCGCCCCTTCGACCCGTCCGTCGTCGGCGACATCGTCAAGGCCATCCAGACCAGCGACCTGGGCCTGACCCCCAACTCCGACGGCAAGGCCGTCCGCCTGAACATCCCGCCGCTCTCGGTCGAGAACCGCAAGAAGCTCGTCGGCCGCGTGAAGGACCTGGCCGAGGAGGCCCGCGTCTCCATCCGCAACATCCGCCGCGACGCCAACAAGCAGGCCGACGTGGAGCAGACCGACAAGATCCTCACCGAGGACGACGTCGCCTCGTGCAAGGACGAGATCCAGGGCCTCACCAAGAAGTTCGAGGGCAAGGTCAACGACCTGGCCGAGAGGAAGTCGGGCGAGATCATGGAGTTCTGACCCCCGCCCCCGCGCCTCGCCGCTTCTTCCCGACCGCCCTCTTGACCCACCGCCCCTCGGCCTCTATATTAGGTTTCCCCGGGGCGACTTGCTCCCCAAAACCCCGGGCGATTAGCTCAGTTGGCTAGAGCGCATGCTCGACACGCATGAGGTCACAGGTTCGAATCCTGTATCGCCCACTCCGTAACCTCCGCCTAAGGCTCACTTTCGAGCTTATCTACCGTTGCCAGGTGGTGCGGCCCAAT
The DNA window shown above is from Paludisphaera mucosa and carries:
- a CDS encoding translation elongation factor Ts gives rise to the protein MAAITAQAVNEFRKKTGLGLMECKKLLTEADGDLAKAETLAKERGLKQAELRAGRAAKAGRVEAYIHHDSKSGVLVELNCETDFVARNDEFKQLAKDLALHVMASNPKYVRREDVPEEAVAEQKRIFMSQVGDKPVNIQEKIATGKLDSWYAESVLMDQPFIRDDSKSVKDVIIAVNARTGENISVARFARFIVGEER
- the pyrH gene encoding UMP kinase, yielding MDSSVSTGKPAFRRILLKLSGEGFCRPGEGGISVEEVSRIARQVSRVASLGVEIAVVVGGGNILRGAQLSRGSDVIKEATAHYMGMTATVINGLALQDALEHQGCETRLLTTIRMDEIAEPFIRRRALSHLAKGRIVVLATGTGSPFVTTDTAAALRGKELGVEVLMKATRVDGVYSADPEKNPHAILYESLTYDQVLRDELKVMDMTAIGMCMENRLPILVFNFKKDGNIERAVCGEPLGTWVAAKSRPRAGAAADA
- the frr gene encoding ribosome recycling factor, with the protein product MSIEEIVLEAEDRMEKSVTLLTDQLRGIRTGRANVGLVESVRVEYYGSFTPLKQLANLSTPEPQQILIRPFDPSVVGDIVKAIQTSDLGLTPNSDGKAVRLNIPPLSVENRKKLVGRVKDLAEEARVSIRNIRRDANKQADVEQTDKILTEDDVASCKDEIQGLTKKFEGKVNDLAERKSGEIMEF